A genomic segment from Thermodesulfobacteriota bacterium encodes:
- a CDS encoding 3-hydroxyacyl-CoA dehydrogenase NAD-binding domain-containing protein — translation MKLDDIKKVAVVGSGAMGNGIAQVCAMAGIKVTMVDIKQEFVDRGMATINKSLDFLVGKGKLTAEAKAGVLGNLSTSLSNAEAVKDVQAVIEAVPEIMDLKKKVFAEISAAAPAEALLASNTSTMSITEIATAVSHPERFIGMHFFNPVPAMKGVEIIYGQKTADANVDLLCELTKKIKKIPIKVLKDAPGFIVNRIGAPNQALISAILDEGKIKPDSIDTVMKSTGMPMGPFELADYVGIDVFYHTLKYYSETLSPEFKPGKTLQGLLDSGKLGMKSGQGIYTWEGGKAKISDAERCQEIGPMDFLAIQINEAVRVFKEKIAGSVEDIDQGMVHCMRAFAGPFALGAGLDPKQLSDALNKLHQRFGLAIYKPEPEIVDGSYKNLGK, via the coding sequence ATGAAACTGGATGATATTAAGAAGGTAGCGGTTGTCGGTTCCGGCGCCATGGGCAACGGCATTGCCCAGGTATGCGCCATGGCCGGGATCAAGGTCACCATGGTGGATATTAAACAGGAGTTTGTCGATAGAGGCATGGCCACCATCAACAAAAGCCTGGATTTCCTGGTCGGCAAAGGGAAACTCACCGCCGAGGCCAAGGCCGGCGTGCTGGGCAACCTGAGCACATCCTTGAGCAACGCCGAAGCGGTCAAGGACGTTCAGGCGGTTATCGAAGCGGTACCGGAAATCATGGACCTGAAGAAAAAGGTCTTTGCGGAAATATCGGCGGCCGCGCCGGCGGAAGCCCTGCTGGCTTCCAATACCTCCACCATGAGCATCACCGAAATCGCCACGGCGGTAAGTCATCCGGAACGGTTCATCGGTATGCATTTCTTCAACCCGGTTCCGGCCATGAAGGGCGTGGAGATCATTTACGGCCAGAAAACAGCCGACGCCAACGTGGACCTGCTCTGTGAGCTGACCAAAAAGATAAAAAAGATTCCCATCAAGGTGCTCAAGGACGCTCCGGGATTCATCGTCAACCGTATCGGCGCGCCCAACCAGGCCCTGATCAGCGCTATCCTGGATGAGGGCAAGATCAAGCCGGACAGCATCGACACCGTCATGAAATCCACCGGCATGCCCATGGGCCCATTTGAGCTGGCGGACTATGTCGGTATCGACGTTTTCTATCATACCCTCAAATATTATTCCGAGACCCTTTCACCGGAGTTCAAACCCGGCAAGACTCTGCAGGGACTGCTGGACAGCGGCAAGCTCGGCATGAAGAGCGGTCAGGGGATTTATACCTGGGAAGGCGGCAAGGCCAAAATCAGCGACGCCGAGCGCTGTCAGGAAATCGGCCCCATGGATTTTCTGGCCATTCAGATCAATGAAGCGGTGCGGGTGTTTAAAGAGAAAATCGCGGGTTCCGTGGAGGATATCGATCAGGGCATGGTTCACTGCATGCGGGCCTTTGCCGGTCCCTTTGCCCTGGGCGCGGGACTGGATCCCAAACAGCTGAGCGACGCGCTCAACAAACTGCACCAGAGATTCGGCCTGGCCATTTATAAGCCGGAACCGGAAATCGTCGACGGTTCTTATAAAAATCTGGGCAAGTAG
- a CDS encoding MauE/DoxX family redox-associated membrane protein: MMFWTTIEVLARWMLGGIFLYSSFHKIADPSQFVRIIVGYDLFPPVTIYPLAVICPFFELLCGAALILGVYPRGAVLIVNVMLFLFIVAISINLARGHQFDCGCFSFTHDPDSSALQLLYRDVFYLAAGLYVLFFRLPRKSFLHINIGSDKKTSP, encoded by the coding sequence ATGATGTTCTGGACAACTATTGAAGTACTGGCCCGCTGGATGCTGGGCGGGATCTTTTTATATTCAAGTTTTCATAAGATTGCCGATCCGTCGCAGTTTGTCCGGATTATCGTCGGTTATGACCTTTTCCCTCCGGTGACGATCTATCCCCTCGCCGTGATCTGTCCGTTTTTTGAACTGCTCTGCGGAGCCGCTCTGATTCTCGGGGTGTATCCCCGTGGCGCCGTCCTGATCGTCAACGTCATGCTGTTTTTATTCATTGTTGCCATTTCCATCAACCTGGCCCGGGGCCACCAGTTCGACTGCGGCTGTTTTTCGTTCACGCACGATCCTGACTCATCCGCTCTCCAGTTGCTTTACCGGGATGTGTTTTACCTGGCGGCGGGGTTGTATGTTCTGTTCTTCCGGCTGCCCCGGAAATCGTTTCTGCACATCAACATCGGTTCGGATAAAAAAACATCGCCATAG
- a CDS encoding rhodanese-like domain-containing protein: MRDFGKWVEETIREAVILSVVAICLALAVNAFSPVGIPLFCPGDEPVGAVDSHFPVVSVTEARRLHDAGGVVFVDSRSAEQYEAGHIPGACSLPLYELDDALLPFLSEVQPDAAIIVYCSSVTCEDSHMLARELSDMGYENVRIFAGGMAAWREKGFTVAVQ; the protein is encoded by the coding sequence ATGCGCGACTTTGGAAAATGGGTGGAGGAGACGATTCGGGAAGCGGTGATCCTTTCCGTCGTCGCCATATGCCTTGCTCTGGCGGTTAATGCGTTTTCTCCGGTCGGTATTCCGCTATTCTGCCCCGGCGACGAGCCTGTCGGGGCGGTTGATTCCCACTTTCCAGTCGTAAGCGTGACTGAGGCCAGGCGGTTGCATGATGCCGGCGGAGTGGTGTTCGTGGATTCCCGGTCAGCCGAGCAATATGAAGCCGGCCATATCCCGGGCGCCTGTTCCCTGCCGCTCTATGAACTGGATGATGCCCTGCTGCCGTTTCTGAGCGAGGTTCAGCCCGACGCCGCGATCATTGTATATTGCTCCAGCGTTACCTGCGAAGACAGCCATATGCTGGCCAGGGAACTTTCCGATATGGGCTATGAGAATGTCCGGATTTTTGCCGGGGGTATGGCTGCCTGGCGGGAAAAGGGGTTTACCGTTGCCGTTCAATGA
- a CDS encoding septum formation initiator family protein, which produces MARIKTGHKVALAGGGVLMLVLVGLILFGEGGYVDYLRLIDQKKALEIKNTAAEQENFLLRRQVYRLETDKRYIEHLARKELGMIAKDEIVYKFKEQGGAP; this is translated from the coding sequence ATGGCCCGGATAAAAACCGGTCATAAGGTTGCCTTGGCCGGGGGCGGAGTGCTGATGCTCGTGCTGGTGGGGTTGATTCTGTTCGGTGAGGGGGGATACGTTGACTATCTCCGGCTGATCGACCAGAAAAAAGCCCTGGAGATAAAAAATACTGCCGCCGAACAAGAAAATTTTCTGCTGCGGCGCCAGGTGTACCGGCTGGAAACCGACAAGCGTTATATCGAGCACCTTGCCAGAAAGGAATTGGGCATGATCGCCAAGGACGAGATTGTATACAAGTTCAAAGAACAGGGAGGGGCTCCATGA
- a CDS encoding acyl-CoA dehydrogenase family protein, which translates to MLNFAMSKQQEMVKKEVAKLVKALVTETAHDMDESGSIPAESIQKAWELGFSVNSVPEAYGGFGMADSPLESALVLEELAYGDMAFAVTATAPSLFISPLVRMGTEAQKKKYLPKVCKEEFSPCTLAINEPRFAFDVVDLKTTAEKKGAAYVINGQKCFVPLAAKSSHIMVAAAVNGKNELFIVDAKNPGMKIGEREKTLGMYALEMYPVSLENCEVPADDKLGGEEGCNYAALLQRARAAMAAMATGVANASYEFAREYAKTREQFGEPIAYRQSVAFMLAEMAYEVDSMRLMAWKAASKLEAGKDATREAYLAKLYAGEMAMKIADYGVQIMGGHGYIREYPVERYYRNARSFSTVEALSSM; encoded by the coding sequence ATGCTTAATTTCGCGATGTCAAAACAGCAGGAAATGGTCAAGAAGGAGGTCGCAAAGCTGGTCAAGGCGCTTGTGACCGAAACCGCGCATGATATGGATGAAAGCGGCAGTATCCCGGCAGAGTCCATCCAGAAAGCCTGGGAACTGGGCTTTTCGGTCAACTCCGTCCCCGAAGCCTACGGCGGATTCGGTATGGCGGATTCCCCCCTGGAAAGCGCCCTGGTCCTGGAGGAACTGGCGTACGGCGACATGGCTTTCGCGGTCACGGCCACGGCTCCGTCTCTGTTTATCTCACCTCTGGTCAGAATGGGCACCGAAGCCCAGAAAAAGAAATACCTGCCCAAGGTCTGCAAGGAGGAGTTCTCTCCCTGTACGCTGGCGATCAACGAGCCGCGTTTCGCCTTTGACGTGGTCGACCTGAAGACCACTGCCGAGAAAAAGGGCGCCGCCTATGTCATCAACGGCCAGAAGTGCTTTGTTCCCCTGGCGGCCAAGTCTTCCCATATCATGGTGGCCGCGGCCGTGAACGGGAAAAACGAACTTTTTATCGTGGACGCGAAAAATCCGGGCATGAAGATCGGTGAACGGGAAAAGACTCTGGGCATGTACGCCCTGGAAATGTACCCGGTCTCTCTGGAAAACTGCGAAGTGCCGGCGGACGACAAGCTGGGCGGCGAAGAGGGCTGCAATTATGCCGCCCTGCTGCAGCGGGCCAGGGCGGCCATGGCGGCCATGGCTACCGGCGTGGCCAACGCCTCTTATGAGTTTGCCCGGGAATATGCCAAGACCCGCGAGCAGTTCGGTGAGCCGATTGCCTACCGGCAGTCCGTGGCCTTCATGCTGGCGGAAATGGCTTATGAAGTGGATTCCATGCGCCTGATGGCCTGGAAGGCGGCCTCAAAACTGGAAGCCGGCAAGGACGCCACCCGGGAAGCCTATCTGGCCAAGCTGTATGCCGGTGAGATGGCCATGAAGATCGCCGATTACGGCGTGCAGATCATGGGCGGTCACGGCTATATCCGGGAATACCCGGTGGAACGGTATTACCGTAATGCCCGGAGCTTCAGCACCGTGGAAGCACTGTCATCCATGTAA
- a CDS encoding acyl-CoA dehydrogenase family protein: MLDLEFSEKLERVATSMKGFAMGLLRPIARKYDEAEHEYPKELDVLRGMGGAMGGGKKKKKEGEPEKKDASDTTSNISIVVTVEQMCYGDVGLMLTIPGQGLGNAAIAAVATPEQMEKYGDKWAAMAITEPASGSDSGSICTTAELDGDEWVLNGEKIFVTCADRCDAVVVWATVDKEAGKNGIKSFIVEKGTPGFKLEHLEHKLGIRASDTGTFVLNNCRIPKENILGSAEVKKGTEGFKGVMKTFDNTRPMVAAMANGVAGAAIDFTREKLTEAGCKLDYQKNPNNVSSLERELYWMEANLEAMRLLTLRAAWMADNKMFNNLEASMSKAKSGRYGTLITQKCCDLLGPLGFSREHLAEKWMRDSKILDIFEGTGQIQHLIVARNILNLSRKELK, from the coding sequence ATGTTAGATCTTGAATTCTCGGAAAAACTTGAGCGAGTAGCGACCAGCATGAAGGGGTTTGCCATGGGTCTGCTGCGGCCCATTGCCAGAAAATACGATGAAGCCGAACACGAGTATCCCAAGGAACTGGACGTGCTGCGAGGCATGGGCGGCGCCATGGGCGGCGGCAAAAAGAAAAAGAAGGAAGGCGAACCGGAGAAAAAAGACGCCTCCGATACCACCAGCAACATTTCCATTGTCGTGACCGTGGAGCAGATGTGCTACGGCGACGTGGGCCTGATGCTGACCATTCCCGGCCAGGGCCTGGGCAATGCCGCCATCGCGGCCGTGGCCACGCCGGAACAGATGGAAAAATACGGCGACAAGTGGGCGGCCATGGCCATCACCGAGCCCGCCTCCGGATCGGACTCCGGTTCCATCTGCACCACCGCTGAACTGGACGGAGACGAGTGGGTGTTAAACGGTGAAAAGATTTTCGTTACCTGCGCCGACCGCTGCGACGCCGTGGTCGTCTGGGCCACCGTGGACAAGGAAGCCGGCAAAAACGGCATCAAGTCCTTTATCGTGGAAAAAGGTACGCCCGGGTTCAAGCTGGAGCACCTGGAGCATAAGCTGGGCATCCGCGCTTCGGATACCGGCACCTTCGTGCTGAACAACTGCCGCATTCCCAAGGAGAACATCCTCGGCAGCGCCGAAGTCAAGAAGGGCACCGAGGGGTTCAAGGGCGTCATGAAAACCTTTGACAATACCCGGCCCATGGTGGCGGCCATGGCCAACGGCGTGGCCGGCGCGGCCATTGATTTCACCAGGGAAAAACTGACGGAAGCCGGCTGCAAGCTCGATTATCAGAAAAACCCGAACAATGTCAGCAGCCTCGAAAGAGAACTCTACTGGATGGAAGCCAACCTCGAGGCCATGCGGCTCCTGACCCTGCGGGCGGCCTGGATGGCGGACAACAAGATGTTCAATAACCTGGAAGCCTCCATGTCCAAGGCCAAATCCGGCCGCTACGGCACGCTGATTACGCAGAAGTGCTGCGACCTGCTCGGTCCCCTGGGATTTTCCCGGGAACACCTGGCTGAAAAATGGATGCGCGACAGCAAGATCCTGGATATTTTTGAAGGTACCGGTCAGATTCAGCACCTGATTGTGGCCAGAAACATCTTGAATTTGTCCAGAAAAGAACTTAAATAG
- a CDS encoding acetate/propionate family kinase — protein sequence MPNDNELKNLPVFKKLSDASLATILSQARFEHIPEGEAIIRFGEAGHFFGVILDGRIEISRANADGVRERLNVLEKGEFFGEMSLMTGEPTTADVSALTDARVVMVPHEVLTPIVSTEPFLAATLAATISRRLVARDLDVREKERLIEAQKAQVDPYGLASFPLPSGGLILTVNCGSSSLKYRLFDGRSELPLVKGLVDRIGLSDTTHVFDRAGVKGRETIEGGGFAAAFAAMVNGLGGRDTLEKIEVVGHRVVYGGRDHSNAVEVTDEVLGAIRAVEKTAPLHIPANVAGIEEARRLIPRAANIAVFDTGFHATIPKFARIYGIPYRFFEEGIYKIGYHGTSHKFVSLQAAQFLKRRSPELKMITCHLGNGCSLAAIDHGRCVDTSLGMSTIAGLTMGTRCGDFDPGALLHIMKEHSLTPAEMEKVLMKESGLLGISGISSDMREILEAAGQGNDRALTALQLFCYNVKKYIGSFWAALGGIDVLVFTGGIGENAAEVRARVCQGLSGIGIVLDEAANRDPAYRGSPAATISADNSPVKILIVPTDEERMIARESVNTVSRARVTRVIKSHDKLIPVGVSAHHVHLSKEHVAALFGPGHGLTFHTPLYQTGQFSCKEQVDLVGPKGRVDRVRVLGPARNETQVEISRTEEFKLGIDAPIRQSGDLEGTPGLTLIGPAGQVTLSKGVICAQRHIHIGPQDALELGVRDRDVVMIQVEGERSLIFGDVVVRVNPDFNLEFHIDTDEANAAEVSSGMKARLHSIQSRRGAGR from the coding sequence GTGCCGAACGATAACGAGCTGAAAAACCTGCCCGTATTCAAAAAGCTGTCCGATGCGTCCCTGGCTACAATCCTGTCCCAGGCCCGCTTTGAACATATCCCGGAAGGAGAAGCCATCATCCGGTTCGGCGAAGCCGGACATTTTTTCGGCGTAATCCTGGACGGACGGATCGAGATTTCCCGCGCCAATGCCGACGGCGTCCGGGAAAGGCTGAACGTGCTGGAAAAGGGCGAATTCTTCGGTGAAATGTCGCTCATGACGGGCGAGCCGACCACGGCCGATGTTTCCGCCCTGACCGACGCCAGGGTGGTCATGGTCCCCCATGAGGTGCTGACCCCGATTGTCTCGACCGAACCGTTTCTGGCGGCGACCCTGGCCGCCACCATTTCCCGAAGGCTGGTGGCGAGAGATCTTGATGTCCGGGAAAAGGAACGGCTGATCGAAGCCCAGAAAGCCCAGGTAGATCCTTACGGGCTGGCCAGTTTTCCCCTGCCGTCCGGCGGGCTCATCCTGACCGTGAATTGCGGTTCCTCGTCTCTGAAATACCGCCTGTTTGACGGCCGCAGCGAGCTCCCCCTGGTCAAAGGACTGGTCGATCGCATCGGCTTGAGTGACACCACCCACGTTTTTGACCGCGCCGGCGTCAAAGGCCGGGAAACGATAGAAGGCGGCGGATTCGCGGCAGCGTTCGCGGCCATGGTCAACGGGCTGGGCGGAAGGGACACCCTGGAAAAAATCGAAGTGGTCGGCCACCGGGTGGTTTACGGCGGCCGGGATCATTCCAACGCGGTGGAAGTCACGGATGAGGTGCTGGGAGCCATCCGGGCCGTCGAAAAAACAGCGCCCCTGCATATCCCGGCCAACGTGGCCGGTATTGAAGAAGCGCGGCGGCTCATACCCCGGGCCGCCAATATCGCCGTCTTCGACACCGGCTTTCATGCCACCATACCGAAATTCGCCCGCATCTACGGTATTCCCTACCGCTTTTTCGAGGAAGGGATCTATAAAATCGGCTACCACGGCACGTCCCACAAATTCGTTTCCCTCCAGGCGGCGCAGTTCCTCAAAAGGCGTAGTCCCGAATTGAAGATGATCACCTGCCATCTGGGGAACGGCTGTTCCCTGGCGGCCATCGACCACGGCCGCTGCGTGGACACCAGCCTGGGCATGAGCACCATCGCCGGGCTGACCATGGGGACCCGTTGCGGGGACTTTGATCCCGGCGCCCTGCTGCACATCATGAAGGAGCACAGTTTGACCCCCGCGGAAATGGAAAAAGTACTCATGAAGGAGAGCGGGTTGCTGGGCATATCCGGTATTTCCAGCGACATGCGTGAGATCCTGGAGGCAGCCGGCCAGGGGAACGACCGGGCGCTGACAGCGCTTCAGCTGTTCTGCTACAACGTCAAAAAATACATCGGTTCCTTCTGGGCAGCCCTGGGCGGCATCGATGTGCTGGTCTTTACCGGCGGCATCGGGGAGAACGCGGCGGAAGTACGGGCCCGGGTCTGCCAGGGACTGTCGGGCATCGGCATTGTTCTGGACGAGGCGGCCAACCGCGATCCCGCCTATCGGGGTTCACCCGCCGCGACCATCTCCGCCGACAATTCCCCGGTAAAAATCCTGATCGTGCCCACGGACGAGGAGCGCATGATCGCCCGCGAATCCGTCAATACCGTATCCAGGGCCCGGGTAACCCGGGTCATCAAAAGCCATGACAAACTCATACCGGTCGGTGTTTCCGCCCATCACGTCCACCTGTCCAAGGAACATGTCGCGGCCCTGTTCGGCCCCGGCCACGGGTTAACCTTCCACACCCCGCTTTATCAGACCGGCCAGTTCTCCTGCAAGGAGCAGGTCGATCTGGTCGGCCCCAAGGGACGGGTGGATCGGGTCCGGGTCCTGGGCCCGGCCAGAAACGAAACCCAGGTGGAAATATCACGGACGGAGGAATTCAAGCTCGGCATCGACGCGCCCATCCGGCAGTCGGGCGACCTGGAAGGCACCCCCGGCCTGACCCTGATCGGACCGGCCGGACAAGTGACGCTGTCCAAGGGGGTCATCTGCGCCCAGCGGCATATCCATATCGGCCCCCAGGACGCACTGGAACTCGGCGTGCGGGACAGGGATGTCGTCATGATCCAGGTCGAAGGTGAACGGTCGCTGATTTTCGGCGATGTGGTCGTTCGGGTAAATCCCGATTTTAATCTCGAATTTCACATCGACACGGACGAAGCCAACGCCGCCGAAGTAAGCTCCGGGATGAAAGCCAGGCTCCATTCCATCCAGTCCCGCCGCGGAGCGGGCCGATAA
- the murJ gene encoding murein biosynthesis integral membrane protein MurJ, with protein MNEKRQVARATGVIGGATLASRIFGYIRDMVVAGFLGAGLVADAFFIAFTIPNLLRRLFAEGALTISFIPVFIDRMKNQGREDAFVMARSALRLLTTVMLAVVLAGILFTPAIVRVIGWGWAADEPDKIALTVTLTRIMFPYLLFVSLVALCMGILNALGYFAAPAISPVFSNIAMIAAVSGAAALSGDSLFRAKGLAWGVVAGGVLQLALQLPFLMKVGLRIRQRAPLFHPGLKRVAILMLPAVFGAAVYQVNIVVGRLLATMLPEGSVSCLYYADRLVQFPLGVFALSGAMAALPSLSRQAAAGDYGAVADTFAFSLKLTFFITLPAMTGLIVLREPIVALLFQRGEFDAAAVRMTAQALLFYSLGLWAVSAARIVVSVFYALSDTRTPVLMAFVASLANIGFGLALMGPLAHGGLALAVSLSAVVNFILLMGALRARLPSLKMSAVTVSFVRSAVCSGLMGLVVREASVRLIPAGAGVAGLLAGIPACIVAGVACYVFFAYIAGSGEVIGLMNFFRRGNGPDKNRS; from the coding sequence ATGAACGAAAAACGTCAGGTGGCCAGGGCCACCGGGGTGATCGGCGGGGCCACGCTGGCCAGCCGCATTTTCGGCTACATCCGTGACATGGTGGTGGCCGGGTTTTTGGGCGCCGGCCTGGTCGCGGACGCTTTTTTTATCGCCTTTACCATTCCCAATTTGTTACGTCGTCTTTTCGCCGAAGGCGCCCTGACCATTTCCTTTATCCCGGTGTTCATCGATCGTATGAAAAACCAGGGACGCGAGGACGCCTTCGTCATGGCCCGTTCCGCCCTGCGTCTGCTGACCACGGTGATGCTGGCGGTTGTTCTGGCCGGCATCCTTTTTACTCCGGCCATCGTGCGCGTGATCGGCTGGGGGTGGGCGGCGGACGAACCGGACAAGATTGCCCTGACGGTGACGCTGACGCGCATCATGTTTCCTTATCTGCTGTTTGTCTCACTGGTGGCCCTGTGCATGGGCATTTTAAACGCCCTGGGTTATTTCGCGGCCCCGGCGATTTCTCCGGTGTTTTCTAATATCGCCATGATCGCCGCCGTCAGCGGCGCGGCAGCCCTGTCCGGGGACAGCCTGTTCCGGGCAAAGGGCCTGGCCTGGGGGGTAGTGGCCGGGGGCGTTCTGCAGTTGGCCCTGCAGCTGCCGTTTCTGATGAAGGTGGGCTTGCGGATCAGGCAGAGAGCGCCCTTGTTCCATCCGGGACTGAAAAGAGTGGCCATCTTGATGTTGCCGGCGGTTTTCGGGGCGGCGGTTTACCAGGTCAATATCGTTGTCGGCCGGCTGCTGGCCACCATGCTCCCGGAAGGCAGCGTCAGTTGCCTGTATTACGCCGACCGCCTGGTGCAGTTCCCCCTGGGCGTTTTCGCCCTGTCCGGCGCCATGGCGGCGCTGCCGAGCCTGTCCCGTCAGGCGGCCGCCGGGGATTATGGGGCGGTGGCCGATACCTTCGCTTTTTCCCTGAAACTGACCTTTTTTATTACCCTGCCCGCCATGACCGGTCTGATCGTCCTGCGCGAACCCATTGTGGCGCTGCTGTTTCAGCGGGGGGAATTCGATGCCGCCGCGGTAAGAATGACGGCCCAGGCGCTGCTGTTTTACTCCCTTGGTCTGTGGGCGGTTTCCGCTGCCCGTATCGTGGTGTCCGTTTTTTACGCTCTTTCGGATACCCGCACGCCGGTTCTGATGGCGTTTGTCGCCAGCCTGGCCAATATCGGTTTCGGCCTGGCGCTCATGGGGCCCCTTGCCCACGGCGGCCTGGCCCTGGCCGTGTCGCTGTCGGCGGTGGTGAATTTTATCCTGCTGATGGGAGCGTTAAGGGCCAGACTCCCTTCCCTGAAGATGTCCGCGGTAACCGTATCTTTTGTTCGATCCGCGGTTTGTTCCGGCCTGATGGGCCTGGTGGTCCGGGAGGCGTCCGTGCGTCTGATCCCGGCCGGCGCCGGTGTCGCCGGATTGCTGGCGGGAATTCCGGCCTGCATCGTCGCGGGGGTTGCGTGCTATGTTTTTTTTGCGTATATTGCCGGAAGCGGTGAGGTGATCGGTCTGATGAATTTTTTCAGGAGGGGGAATGGCCCGGATAAAAACCGGTCATAA